In Zea mays cultivar B73 chromosome 7, Zm-B73-REFERENCE-NAM-5.0, whole genome shotgun sequence, the following proteins share a genomic window:
- the LOC103633092 gene encoding pantothenate kinase 2 isoform X1 — MAANNSDPIQDQLGEGGAGVRHEAEEEEVGEETSSAAAQATATTMLPRSSSRPQLDLSGAAIHGTLEDRNPTILLPNQSDDISHLALDIGGSLIKLVYFSRHAELSTEDKHKISTKRRLGMFNGGRRSYPILGGRLHFVKFETGKLNECLDFISSKQLHRGGIDSPSWRSGAQSDDIVIKATGGGAFKYADVFKERLGVSLEKEDEMDCLVAGANFLLKAIRHEAFTHMDGQKQYVQIDQNDLFPFLLVNVGSGVSIIKVDGHGKFQRVSGTNVGGGTYWGLGRLMTKCKSFDELLELSQRGDNSTMDMLVGDIYGGLDYSKIGLSASTIASSFGKIISENKELSDYRPEDISLSLLRMISYNIGQISYLNALRYGLKRIFFGGFFIRGHAYTMDTISFAVHFWSKGEAQAMFLRHEGFLGALGAFMSYEKHGLDDLRVHHLVERFPMGAPYVGGKIHGPPLGDLNEKISWMEKFVQKGTQIIAPVPMGVPATTGMGGFERPTAKGDILRSDASAALNVGVLHLVPTLDVFPLLEDPKTYEPNTIDLDQDEFKYWFKILSDHSPDLVDKAVASEGGTDDAKRRGDAFAHAFSAHLARLMEEPAAYGKFGLANLLELREECLREFQFVDAYISIKQRENEASLAVLPDLLMELDSMNEEARLLALIEGVLAANIFDWGSRACVELYHKGTIIEIYRMSRKKMQRPWRIDDFDMFKKRMLTDRKDQSYKRALLFVDNSGADVVLGMLPLARELLRHGTEVVLVANSLPALNDVTANELPEVIAEASKHCGILRKAAEAGGLIVDAMAGIQDDLKDETVSVPLMVVENGCGSPCIDFRQVSSELAAAAKDADLLILEGMGRSLHTNLNARFKCDALKLAMVKNQRLAEKLFNGSLYDCICKFEPVP, encoded by the exons ATGGCGGCCAATAATAGCGACCCGATCCAGGATCAGCTGGGGGAAGGAGGGGCGGGCGTGAGGcacgaggctgaggaggaggaggtgggggaGGAGACGTCTTCTGCCGCGGCGCAGGCGACCGCGACGACGATGCTGCCCCGGTCGAGCTCGCGGCCGCAGCTGGACCTCAGCGGCGCGGCGATCCACGGGACGCTGGAGGACCGTAACCCTACCATCCTTTTGCCCAACCAGTCCGACGACATCTCTCACCTCGCCCTTGACATCGGCG GATCTCTTATAAAACTGGTGTACTTCTCGCGACATGCTGAGCTCTCCACTGAAGATAAGCACAAGATATCCACAAAGAGAAGACTTGGGATGTTTAATGGTGGCAGGAGAAGCTACCCGATTCTTGGAGGGAGGCTCCACTTCGTAAAGTTTGAGACTGGGAAGCTAAATGAATGTTTGGACTTCATTTCTTCCAAACAACTACATCGTGGTG GAATTGATTCACCTTCATGGCGCTCTGGGGCTCAGTCTGATGACATTGTAATTAAG GCAACAGGTGGTGGAGCATtcaagtatgcagatgtcttcaaGGAAAGATTGGGAGTCAGCCTTGAAAAGGAAGATGAAATGGACTGTCTTGTGGCTGGAgcaaactttttgcttaag GCTATACGTCATGAAGCTTTTACACACATGGATGGCCAGAAGCAATATGTTCAGATTGATCAGAATGACTTGTTTCCCTTCCTTCTTGTTAATGTCGGATCTGGTGTTAGTATAATCAAG GTTGATGGGCATGGGAAATTTCAGCGAGTAAGTGGGACAAATGTTGGTGGTGGTACGTACTGGGGATTGGGGAGGCTAATGACGAAGTGCAAAAG TTTTGATGAGTTGCTAGAGTTGAGCCAGCGTGGAGACAATAGCACCATGGACATGCTTGTAGGAGACATATATGGTGGTCTGGACTACTCCAAG ATTGGCCTTTCAGCATCTACAATTGCCTCTAGTTTTGGAAAGATAATTTCAGAAAACAAGGAGCTATCAGATTATAGACCTGAAGATATATCGCTCTCTCTGTTACGGATGATTTCATATAATATTGGCCAG ATTTCCTATCTTAATGCACTTCGTTATGGACTCAAGAGGATATTTTTTGGTGGATTCTTCATCCGTGGTCATGCCTACACTATGGATACAATTTCTTTTGCAGTGCATTTCTG GTCAAAAGGAGAGGCACAAGCTATGTTTCTGCGCCATGAGGGCTTTCTAGGAGCTCTTGGTGCATTTATGAGTTATGAGAAGCATGGTCTTGATGACTTAAGGGTACATCATTTGGTTGAACGCTTCCCAATGGGTGCTCCATATGTTGGTGGAAAGATTCACGGGCCACCTCTTGGAGATCTCAATGAGAAG ATATCATGGATGGAGAAGTTTGTGCAAAAGGGTACTCAGATTATAGCCCCTGTACCTATGGGAGTTCCAGCTACGACAGGTATGGGAGGCTTTGAAAGGCCGACTGCTAAGGGTGACATCTTGCGGTCAGATGCAAGTGCAGCGCTAAATGTCGGTGTTCTCCATCTTGTACCCACATTGGATGTATTTCCATTGTTGGAAGATCCAAAGAC GTATGAACCAAACACAATTGATCTTGACCAGGATGAGTTCAA GTACTGGTTCAAGATTTTGTCAGATCATTCGCCGGACCTCGTGGACAAG GCAGTTGCTAGTGAAGGTGGGACTGATGATGCCAAAAGACGGGGTGATGCATTTGCACATGCCTTTTCTGCTCATCTGGCAAG ATTGATGGAGGAGCCAGCTGCTTATGGAAAGTTTGGTTTGGCCAACCTGTTGGAATTGAGAGAAGAATGTCTGAGGGAATTTCAGTTCGTTGATGCATATATTAGCATCAAGCAAAG GGAAAATGAAGCTTCACTGGCTGTTTTACCGGATCTTCTGATGGAACTTGATAGTATGAATGAG GAAGCTAGGCTGCTTGCACTAATTGAAGGTGTCCTTGCTGCAAATATATTTGATTGGGGGTCTCGAGCTTGTGTAGAACTTTATCACAAGGGAACTATAATAGAAATCTATCGCATGAGTCGCAAGAAGATGCAACGTCCTTGGCGG ATTGATGACTTTGACATGTTCAAAAAGAGAATGCTTACTGATAGGAAGGACCAATCATACAAAAGAGCACTGCTTTTTGTTGATAACTCAGGTGCTGATGTGGTCCTTGGAATGCTTCCTTTAGCTAGGGAGCTTTTACGCCATGGAACAGAG GTAGTTCTTGTTGCAAATTCGTTGCCGGCTTTGAATGATGTTACCGCTAATGAACTTCCAGAAGTTATAGCTGAAGCCTCAAAG CACTGTGGTATCCTTCGGAAAGCTGCAGAAGCTGGTGGATTGATAGTCGATGCAATGGCTGGCATCCAAGATGATCTCAAGGATGAGACAGTGTCAGTGCCACTAATGGTTGTTGAGAATGGATGCGGCAGTCCATGTATTGATTTCCGGCAGGTTAGCTCAGAGCTTGCTGCTGCTGCAAAGGATGCAGATTTG TTAATTTTAGAAGGCATGGGGCGATCACTGCATACCAACCTCAATGCCCGTTTTAAGTGTGATGCTCTAAAG CTTGCTATGGTCAAGAATCAGCGATTGGCAGAAAAACTCTTCAATGGGAGTCTATACGACTGCATCTGTAAATTTGAACCAGTTCCTTAA
- the LOC100283815 gene encoding glucan endo-1,3-beta-glucosidase, acidic isoform precursor, which translates to MATRIALCLLGHVLLAVASMAVAAAAGDAGKIGICHGRVGSNLPPPSAAAALLKRNGITKARLFLPDPAVLPAFAAAGIDLMVGVPNENLTFLAAAGPEGAAQWLRSAVLAHAPAERVRCLAVGNEVLYNNQFYAPHLVPAMRNLHAALATLGLDGRVKVSSAHASSVLAASYPPSAGAFDAASLPVLRPMLRFLADTGAPFMVNAYPFISHVNDPANVQLAYALFGAGAAPVQDGALVYTNLFDATVDALVAALEKEGFDGVPVAVTETGWPTAGHPAATPQNAAAYNAKIVERAARGVGTPKRPGVPVEVFLFDLYDEDGKPGPEFERHFGIFRADGSKAYDINFA; encoded by the coding sequence ATGGCCACGAGAATAGCCTTGTGTCTTCTCGGCCACGTCCTCCTCGCCGTCGCGTCGATGGCAGTGGCGGCGGCGGCCGGTGACGCGGGCAAGATCGGCATCTGCCACGGCCGCGTTGGCAGTAACCTCCCGCCGCCGTCGGCCGCCGCGGCACTGCTCAAGCGGAACGGGATCACCAAGGCGCGGCTCTTCCTGCCGGACCCGGCCGTGCTCCCGGCCTTCGCCGCGGCGGGCATCGACCTCATGGTGGGCGTGCCCAACGAGAACCTCACCTTCCTGGCCGCGGCGGGGCCCGAGGGCGCGGCGCAGTGGCTGCGGTCCGCGGTCCTGGCCCACGCCCCCGCCGAGCGCGTCCGGTGCCTCGCCGTCGGCAACGAGGTGCTGTACAACAACCAGTTCTATGCGCCTCACCTCGTGCCGGCCATGCGGAACCTGCACGCCGCGCTCGCCACCCTGGGGCTGGACGGCAGGGTCAAGGTCTCCTCCGCGCACGCCTCCTCGGTGCTGGCCGCCTCGTACCCGCCCTCCGCCGGCGCGTTCGACGCCGCCTCCCTCCCCGTCCTCCGCCCCATGCTGCGGTTCCTGGCCGACACCGGTGCGCCCTTCATGGTGAACGCCTACCCTTTCATCAGCCACGTGAACGACCCGGCGAACGTGCAGCTCGCGTACGCGCTCTTCGGAGCGGGCGCGGCGCCGGTGCAGGACGGCGCGCTGGTGTACACGAACCTGTTCGACGCCACGGTAGACGCgctggtggccgcgctggagaagGAGGGGTTCGACGGCGTGCCGGTCGCGGTGACCGAGACCGGGTGGCCAACCGCGGGGCACCCGGCCGCCACCCCGCAGAACGCCGCAGCGTACAACGCCAAGATTGTGGAGAGGGCGGCGCGCGgcgtcggcacgccgaagcggccCGGCGTGCCCGTGGAGGTGTTCCTGTTCGACTTGTACGACGAGGACGGCAAGCCCGGCCCCGAGTTCGAGCGCCACTTTGGCATCTTCAGGGCGGACGGCAGTAAGGCGTATGACATCAACTTTGCCTAG